CGCAGGCGAGAGGCGTCCCTGGTGACTAGCATGGCCTCTTTTCATCATCTGTTTCCCTCCTCTCTTTGAACAAACACAAGGGCTCAGGGATCTGTCAGAGGTCCACCCCTCGCAGAGAGAGGATAATTACTTCATGTTGTTGCAAGACTACTGAAACCCCAAATTCATTACCACTTTGGCTGGCAGAGCTTGCCGAACAAGGGGATGCATCTATTGCTTTGTTCTGCTGCTCTCTAATTGTGGAGTGGGAGAAGTTGGGAGAATTCACAAGGCAAGCTGAAAATGAGATAAGTCTGAGTTTGTCCCTTTTATCACTGGTTTATTTATACTGGTAAACATCAAACAGAAACAACAGCAAAATCAAGAGCTGACGTCCTCCCATACTTGTGATTATCATTTCTCTTACATCGACAAGTAAATTTACAACGGTTGTCATCGGCGTGACATGATAATGTCAGTCAGTAAAAAATATGGAAATGAACCACTCCTCTGGATCCCATCCACGCGTAATATCAGATTACTTCCTGCACCTGTCATGCTGTTGGTGTTGGTTCAATTGTTGCTCAAACCAGTCACGACAGGAATCCTATCAGAGTTGAGTCTGTATATAATTGTGTGATAAAAATGTATCGATTCAAACCGGAGGGCAGTATTAGGCTGAGTCGACTTGTGCCACAAAAATACTGCATTGTGCTGTGTCTGGGGGGTGTCGCGATGAAAAGATGGAGCGCTGTCTGTCTACTACATTCTGTTCCAACACCTCTGGGATGTAAAGCACATTCGTAATCTCAAGCCAAGGTAATTAAGACATGTCACCGTCTGTCTGTAGCTGGAGACAAGAATCATGTTCAAAGTCTACAGAGATTGTATCACTTTATGTTACAGGCAATGAGACTGCGAGTATAATAAGCCAACCCTCTGCATGTCTCTTTCTttgttattatacagtatgtccagGTTACTGCATTCAATACCACATGAACACTTATGGTTGTATTGAGATATACAGCATCTCACACAACTAAACATTTTTGTACATGAAGttgttttatacattgttgtgccTTTCGTCAAAGTTTGATCAAATGTCGTTATAAAGACGACTTTGAAAGGTTACAAGGTACAAAAGAAATGTGAAACGTGTCCCATGACCCTGTATGCCTGCCTGGCCCCCATATATATGACAGAAGCTTACAGGTCCCTCAATAGAGCGCACAAAAGCTCAAAACAAAGCATAAAATCCCTGTCTGCTCCACAACGGGCTACAAATCCAATCCAAGAAAACAAGAGAACGCGGGTCATAAACTCCAAATCATAAAGTGCTCTCCAGAAGCCACTCAGACCTGGAGAGCTTGTCCCTGGCCCGGTGCATGTTTGTTGTGCTCTCCATCTGCGGCAGCTCTCCGCTCATCGACAGGCTCCGTTTGGAGCGCAGACTGGCCCCAGGTTTGGGGTAGGCCACGTAGCAGCGCTCCATATATGAGTCTGCGTTAAAGGAGTGCCTGCGGTTCACTCTCACTCCCCCTGCGGGCACAGTCATGTAATGCCGAGCGGCCTGTTGGGGACGCTGAACCCTGGGAACAGCAGTCCATTTGGTGGGCTGGCCGGGAACAGCCAGAGTGACGGCGGCGGTCATTTTAACCTCTGACGAGTTATTTCGGTTCATGTTATCAAGCTCGACGTCCACCTGAGCTTCAGCTCGGCGAGCCTCTAAGGGTTTTGACGGAGCACTGAAGCGTTTGGGCCTCGGGGCGCCCGGGGAGGCCGGGTGCCAGCTGTGGCTGGCCGCGGAGGTAGAGACAGTGCAGTCAGGGACGGAGGGTTTGGTGGTGGCTACGGCGACTGGTGGTCGCTGCTTGGCTGGCTCCGTGGGCGGCAGGGCAATTCTGAGGCACTCCTTGTCATTCTTCTCTGGACGCAGGACCTGCTTGGAGAGGGACTTGGGAATCCCACAGCCCTGTAGCTGTCCATCACTGCTCAGCGACCGAATGTCCCCCATCTCTAGAGCCTGACATGACAGGACAGAAGTATgggaggagaaagaagaaggaAAGTGATTCTATTAGACTCCCTCGACTCAATATCAACAGAAATAatgaacagaaaaagaacagagGGAATCATGCCAAACTGACCTTATCTGCATCTCCTTGGTTACACACCCGGTAGCGCACAATGAGGAAGATGATAAAAGCGAGCACTGAGGCCACAATAATCCCTCCGATGATAACAACAATGGTGCCGCCAAGAAACTGGGACTGCATGAAATGGCATCTCAGGTACTGCGGCTCTGTGGTGAAGTGGATGCATCCTATCACCCTGGTGGCGGTCAGCGAGGTCACCTGGTCATCGTAGATGGCCAGCACACACAAGTCATAGTGCGTACCAGCTGCCAGGTTGTTTACCAGGATGCTCTTACTAGTCGGGGGTATCATtctgtggagagaaaaaaaaagctgtgtgaGTTCTGACATAGATTAGAAAGGGTTAAATGAAAGGAGACAGAAACAAATCAGATTATCCAGCTTATTGTTTTGTAGGgataaaatgaaatgacaatCATTTATCTCTCAGGGGCTATTTACGATCTGTCGAGGCATAATCTTTTGtgacttttgcttttttttttttttttttttcagcatctTTAGTGATAAGAGGCTGCTTTCAGTCGCTGGGGACGCAGGATGCCTCCTTTTGTTCACAACATCAGGATTACAGAGCCAATTCTCTAATGTCTCCTGCTTTCCGTAACCACTGCCAAACGCCATATATGTGCCGTTGACTTGGAAGTttctttggagaaaaaaaaggggtcTGTGCAATGATCCCGCCATATCCCAGTGATTAGCACTAAATATGGAGTGAAAGAGAGCAGAGATGAAAGAATGCTGTGTATAATGCCAGTTTCTCAGATGGGCACGTGTGAAGCCTCTGATGCTTTTTATAAAAACACTACTCTTTCATCTTCCTATCAGTCCATAGCTTAGTGCTGACTTTCTCTTTTGATTTTGTTGATCAAGCATTATCAAGGTTTTGCACATAGTAAATGACAGACTCTGGCGAGGGAGAGATTATAAATCGAAGAATAAGGAGTCGGATACAGTGCGTTAATGTGTCTTCCTCGTAGGATTAAATAGACACCACAAATAATCATGTTGACAGCCAAGTCAAGTTCTTAATGACTAAAAATCCAAAGGGTTTTAAGCAATCAAAGCGGACTTTAAAGGTAAAACGAGGGTCAGGAGATTTTGAATAATATAATTTCAATCAGTTTAAGTTTATTggaaagggttagggttcagATTTAAGGTTTGTTTACTAGATTCAATTGCATTATTTGGCCGgtattttaagaaaaacttGTGATTTCGTGGTCTGTATTAACCCAGCAGATCAGGTGTTTTTGTTTACCTGTAAACCAGTGAATCATCATAGGTGCCATTATATTGGATCTGAAACATGCGTATTCCAGGAATACTCGTCTGGAAGTTAAACTTGACCAGGGCCGAGGTGGACGTGGCCTCAGCAATCACTACTTTCTTCTCCTGGCTCGTCTTGGCGTTTCCCAGAGGCAACCCCCCCACCTCTGCCCCAGTTTTGGTCACTGTGGCGATATCTGATGATCCGGGGTCGGGCTCCTGCTCCGCGACTGTGTTGTTGGTGATGTGAGGGAGTTTAGTGATGACCAGATCCACCTTCTGCTGGGCCTCACCTGCCGGGTTGGAGGCCACGCAGGTGAAGGAACCTGGAACACAAACTAAATCGATTATGGTCCTTCGTGATATTTATTGTGATACAGGGATAAATGTTGCTGGCCACACATGCATTCAAGTTGCAATATCAGAATATCTAATATCTAATATCTAATGGAAACTTTTCCGGGGCCCCAATGGTCCTGAGTTGAATGATAATGTAACTAATGATTTTATGTTAGTCCCTGTTGATTCTCACAAAAATGTGAAGAATTATTTCAGGACCTCGCACTTACTTCATCAGTGAGcatatttgtttcactttttcttttgctaATGTATGAGTGTAATGTGAAAAACTACAacctatgtgtttttttttcatataaataTTGTTATGATAATAGTCTAAAATGATGTGTAAATGCATAGTTTCTAGTCAAATAAGATACAATTATTATATACAATTATTGAGGGAGACCCCTAAATCCCACAACCACACGGTGTCCACACCCCCAGCACAGCACCAAAGCCCTCCAGAAACCAGAGACCTTTATTCCAGTTTGCATTCAATGTGTTAGGAAATGACCAATGTGGATGGGAACTgacaaaataaaggaaacacttTAAATGTATTATGGCAGCGCCAAAAGGTGCAGAGAAAATTTTTGGGTAGACTGGAATGAAAAAGTTAGGCACACCAGTGCAACCAATGTAAAACGTTAGTCTGCCTTGCCCTCACAGCGTGGTTGTCCGACTCCTCCCCACTTCTCCCCTGGCCTGGCCTTTCTCCGTTGCCATGTCTGTGCCTTCCCTGTGACAGGGACCAGGGGAGGGCTGAGAGCcgaaaaaacacatacatatatataaatttgTTGGGTGCCTTTATATAAGCTCAGGATATTCCAGAAGTTTCTGTTTTGGTGGTTATGTAGTAGGAAATGTGTTGTTCATTGTGCTGTGGGAAATGTTGCCCTGTCTGGCCATACTG
This genomic window from Perca flavescens isolate YP-PL-M2 chromosome 18, PFLA_1.0, whole genome shotgun sequence contains:
- the lrfn5b gene encoding leucine-rich repeat and fibronectin type-III domain-containing protein 5, whose translation is MESLLVYLIVLGVAVKAHKVQVCPKRCVCQVLNPNLATLCDKKGLLFVPPNIDRHTVEMRLGDNFVTSIKRKDFANMTRLVDLTLSRNTIGSIAPHAFKDLENLRALHLDSNRLSRILNDTFSGMSKLHHLILNNNQLTHIQIGAFNDLTALEELDLSYNNLESAPWVAIQRMPSLHTLNLDHNMLSYIPEGTFSGLQKLKRLDVTSNKLQKLPPDPIFQRAGVLATSGIMGPMSFALSFGGNPLRCNCELLWLRRLRREDDLETCASPQHLAGRYFWTVSEEEFLCEPPLITRHSQELRALEGQSVTLRCKARGDPDPIIHWIAPDGRLMSNSSRAAVHTDGTLDILISTVKDSGSFTCVASNPAGEAQQKVDLVITKLPHITNNTVAEQEPDPGSSDIATVTKTGAEVGGLPLGNAKTSQEKKVVIAEATSTSALVKFNFQTSIPGIRMFQIQYNGTYDDSLVYRMIPPTSKSILVNNLAAGTHYDLCVLAIYDDQVTSLTATRVIGCIHFTTEPQYLRCHFMQSQFLGGTIVVIIGGIIVASVLAFIIFLIVRYRVCNQGDADKALEMGDIRSLSSDGQLQGCGIPKSLSKQVLRPEKNDKECLRIALPPTEPAKQRPPVAVATTKPSVPDCTVSTSAASHSWHPASPGAPRPKRFSAPSKPLEARRAEAQVDVELDNMNRNNSSEVKMTAAVTLAVPGQPTKWTAVPRVQRPQQAARHYMTVPAGGVRVNRRHSFNADSYMERCYVAYPKPGASLRSKRSLSMSGELPQMESTTNMHRARDKLSRSEWLLESTL